The following coding sequences lie in one Candidatus Eisenbacteria bacterium genomic window:
- a CDS encoding PDZ domain-containing protein: protein MRQKISCWMVLVLVASVVPVFASEDRCTEPDIQTCMNHIAAKRTQGWLGLDFDRSDPGKLKVEAVTPYSPASRAGFRPGDVLLTLNGASFQDDAALAKAKGDWKPGQIVAFMVQRTGYRKQLQVTLGRYNDHTFATMVGMHMLEYHVTPATAISEAPPIEPTATTR from the coding sequence GTGCGGCAGAAGATCTCTTGCTGGATGGTGCTGGTTCTCGTGGCGAGCGTGGTGCCAGTGTTCGCGAGCGAGGACCGCTGCACCGAGCCGGACATCCAGACGTGCATGAACCACATCGCAGCGAAGCGCACCCAAGGATGGCTGGGGCTCGACTTCGATCGCTCCGATCCGGGCAAGCTCAAGGTCGAAGCGGTCACCCCATACAGCCCCGCATCCAGGGCGGGATTCCGTCCCGGCGACGTTCTTCTCACGCTGAACGGCGCGAGCTTCCAGGACGACGCGGCACTGGCCAAGGCGAAGGGTGACTGGAAGCCTGGCCAGATCGTCGCCTTCATGGTTCAGCGAACTGGGTATCGAAAGCAGCTGCAGGTCACGCTCGGAAGGTACAACGACCATACGTTTGCCACCATGGTCGGCATGCACATGCTCGAGTACCACGTGACGCCTGCGACCGCTATTTCTGAAGCTCCTCCCATCGAGCCCACGGCGACCACGCGATAG